The following coding sequences are from one Candidatus Nitronereus thalassa window:
- a CDS encoding thioredoxin family protein, with protein MALTKSTMLPLGTSLPHFELPDVVTGKQISSTQLAGYPGTLVMFICRHCPYVIHVQEEIARLGKEYGEKGITMIAISSNDIENYPDDRPEQLKAMAQENGFSFPYCYDEGQEVAKLFTAACTPDFFLFDDNQQLVYRGQLDDSRPGNGKPVTGKDLRAAMDAVLAKQLVSQDQKPSAGCNIKWKAGGSPNYF; from the coding sequence ATGGCTTTGACCAAATCCACAATGTTGCCACTAGGAACTTCCCTCCCCCATTTTGAGTTGCCGGATGTGGTGACGGGAAAACAAATATCCTCAACTCAACTTGCTGGATATCCTGGCACCCTAGTGATGTTTATCTGTCGGCATTGTCCCTATGTCATCCATGTGCAAGAAGAGATTGCTCGGTTGGGAAAGGAATATGGGGAAAAAGGGATTACAATGATTGCCATCAGTAGCAATGATATAGAAAATTATCCTGATGATCGTCCAGAGCAATTAAAAGCGATGGCGCAGGAGAACGGGTTTTCCTTCCCCTACTGCTATGATGAAGGACAGGAGGTTGCCAAGTTATTTACCGCAGCTTGTACGCCAGATTTTTTTCTTTTTGATGACAATCAACAGTTGGTCTATCGTGGACAGTTAGATGACAGCCGTCCTGGCAATGGCAAGCCGGTCACGGGAAAAGACTTGCGAGCTGCGATGGATGCGGTGTTGGCCAAACAACTCGTCTCTCAGGATCAAAAGCCTAGTGCCGGATGTAATATTAAATGGAAGGCAGGGGGATCTCCGAATTATTTTTAG
- a CDS encoding helix-turn-helix transcriptional regulator, with product MTHKVSKQQASVNTEVFLEKIVEKRAVPGVLTLTGSMCLLFMNSEAEDICHRVLQEQGNSGHESTGNGGIPKDIQDLCHALQQEIQPGGDSKEDEEIQLRRVIGEASHPILLRGFLIPGQDEHEPRFLILLEKLGRRTQVPTDEAKKHFNLTDREHDIVIQLADGRTNREIADSLNISEHTVKEHIKHILKKTQSSTRTGIMAQILKFS from the coding sequence ATGACTCATAAAGTATCCAAGCAACAAGCCAGTGTAAATACCGAGGTTTTCCTCGAAAAAATTGTGGAAAAACGTGCGGTCCCTGGGGTGCTGACGTTAACAGGGTCCATGTGTCTGTTGTTTATGAATTCCGAGGCAGAGGACATATGCCATCGTGTGTTACAAGAGCAGGGGAACTCTGGTCATGAATCGACAGGAAATGGGGGCATTCCAAAAGATATTCAAGACTTGTGTCATGCCCTGCAGCAGGAAATTCAACCTGGGGGTGATTCAAAGGAGGACGAAGAAATACAGTTGCGTCGAGTGATTGGTGAGGCCTCTCATCCCATTTTGCTTCGGGGGTTTTTGATCCCTGGCCAGGATGAACATGAACCTCGGTTTTTAATTCTCTTAGAAAAACTTGGCCGGCGGACCCAAGTCCCTACTGATGAAGCCAAAAAACACTTCAATCTCACTGATCGTGAACACGATATTGTGATTCAACTTGCGGATGGGCGGACGAACAGGGAAATCGCCGATTCATTGAATATTAGTGAGCATACTGTGAAAGAACATATTAAACATATTCTCAAAAAGACGCAGTCTTCCACGAGGACTGGAATCATGGCACAGATATTGAAATTTTCTTGA
- a CDS encoding RNA polymerase sigma factor, translated as MQEEDTQQSSGSPSGKWKEEQVLVEALRQGNESAFGFLIETYYGALLRLAMAYVPSRAVAEEVVQETWQGVLESLPRFEGRSSLKTWMFRILTNRAKTRGQRERRYESLDSGDGQGEGDDEGWREPDRFIQSGALAGHWSTLPSMWDEETPERLLLSKESRVLIQQAINALPPVQRHVMTLRDIEELDAKDVCNILEITETNQRVLLHRARAKVRKFIEQQLIEKKATH; from the coding sequence ATGCAGGAAGAGGATACTCAACAATCGTCGGGCTCCCCTTCCGGAAAATGGAAGGAGGAGCAGGTGCTCGTGGAAGCATTACGACAAGGGAATGAATCAGCCTTTGGGTTTTTGATTGAGACATACTATGGGGCGTTGTTACGCTTAGCCATGGCCTATGTGCCTTCTCGAGCTGTGGCTGAGGAAGTGGTGCAAGAAACTTGGCAGGGCGTCTTAGAGAGTCTCCCACGGTTTGAAGGCCGGTCATCGTTGAAAACGTGGATGTTTCGGATTTTGACGAATAGGGCCAAAACTCGCGGCCAGCGGGAGCGGCGGTATGAGTCTCTGGATTCAGGCGATGGACAGGGAGAGGGTGATGATGAAGGATGGAGAGAACCAGACCGATTTATTCAATCCGGTGCCTTAGCCGGTCATTGGTCAACTCTGCCCAGTATGTGGGATGAGGAAACCCCTGAAAGGCTCTTACTTTCAAAAGAAAGCCGTGTGCTTATCCAACAAGCCATTAATGCCCTGCCGCCGGTTCAGCGCCATGTAATGACTTTGCGGGATATCGAAGAACTGGATGCAAAAGATGTCTGTAATATTTTGGAGATTACGGAGACCAATCAACGGGTTTTGCTCCATCGAGCCAGGGCCAAAGTGCGGAAATTCATCGAACAGCAACTAATTGAAAAGAAAGCAACCCATTGA
- a CDS encoding anti-sigma factor family protein, which yields MSNELKGQIMHYMAGNFSCQDLVNLMTDFLEGSLSFSERLRFQIHLGFCRGCRAYLSQMKTTIRTLGQLPAEPIPDDIREELLKRFRTWKKE from the coding sequence ATGTCGAACGAACTGAAAGGTCAAATCATGCATTATATGGCGGGAAATTTTTCCTGCCAGGATTTGGTGAATTTAATGACGGATTTCCTGGAGGGAAGTTTGTCCTTTTCAGAACGACTTCGTTTCCAAATCCATTTGGGTTTTTGCCGAGGTTGCCGCGCGTATTTGTCTCAAATGAAGACAACGATTCGCACGCTTGGGCAGCTTCCTGCGGAACCCATACCTGACGATATTCGAGAAGAATTGCTTAAACGATTTCGGACATGGAAAAAGGAGTAA